In Citrus sinensis cultivar Valencia sweet orange chromosome 3, DVS_A1.0, whole genome shotgun sequence, the sequence CTTGTGCAGTTATAGAGAGTTACAAAATTATGGGGCAAGGTCGAATTACTAGACTTGGGGTTTGGGGTCTGATATTGTGGCATTTTTTGGCTAGTAACAAAGTGACAGCCATAGATCATGAAGGGTTTTGCTCCACTACAACTTTTGCTTATAGGGATGCACTTGGGAAAGCAATCTTGTTTTTCGAAGGGCAACGTTCAGGGAAGTTGCCTGAAAGCCAAAGAGTGAAGTGGAGGGGAAATTCTGCACTCTCTGATGGCAAGCCTGAAAACGTATTAGTCAAGTAAactgatatttttaaaaatttcttaaaaatctCGTTGCCACTATATAACTAGCTAGTTTATAAATTAGTTGTTGAATCTTGACTTAAGTTGTAGGAGTATATATAGTGATTAAGTAAGTTTTAAGATTATGTAATGGGGAATATGTAAACTTATTGCTTAGTTAGGTATGGTTTTTGTGGCAGGTAAACTTGATAGGAGGTTACTACGACGCTGGTGACAATGTGAAGTTCGGATGGCCAATGGCATATAGTGTCAGCTTGTTGAGTTGGGCTGCTGTTGAGTACCAAAGAGAAATCTCGTCAGTCAATCAGCTCGGCTACCTACGTGGAGCAATTCGCTGGGGCACAGACTTCATTTTGCGGGCTCACACATCTCCCACCACTCTGTATACTCAGGTGAAGTCCCATCTCTTGTTGAGTTAAAGGTCATTTAGAGGGTTGTACTTagtattttcacattttacaGGTGGGGGATGGAAATGCTGATCATCAGTGTTGGGAGAGGCCAGAGGATATGGACACTCCTCGAACGCTCTACAGGATAACATCTGATTCGCCAGGCAGTGAGGCAGCAGCCGAGTCTGCTGCTGCTCTTGCCGCTGCTTCAATTGTCTTCAAAAAGGTTGATTCCATCTACTCTTCCAGGCTGTTAAACCACTCAAAATCGGTAAGAGTGTAGGTTCTGTTCTATTATATTCGattacatatacatatatgtatatatatatgcctGGTAAAATATGATGTGTATGCCTTAAACTAACTCATGGAATAACAGTTGTTTGAATTTGCGGACAAGCATAGGGGATCTTATCAGGCTTCTTGCCCTTTCTACTGTTCTTATTCTGGCTATCAGGTAAACACATGAAGCAAAAGTTAGCTACAGGTAGATTGTAGAGGGTACCTTTTAGATCTATCAATTggggttatttttatttgttcgCCACGATCGAGCTTACGGTTTATGAATCTTGATTAAGGATGAATTGTTATGGGCTGCGGCTTGGCTGTATAAAGCTAGTGAAGATAACAAATACTTGAATTATGTCTTAAGCAACCAAGGATGGAGTCAGGTGGCATCGGAGTTCAGTTGGGACAACAAATTTGCTGGAGCTCAGATGTTACTGGCAAAGGTAAGAAAGTTATCTGATATTGTACAATATTTTGCTTATtcagaaaattagaaaagaaagtaACAACCTTTTTTTCAGGAATTTTTTGGAGGGAATAAGCAATTGTCCCTGTTTAAAATCCACGTGGAATCATTTGTATGTGCATTGATGCCAGAAAGTAGTTCTGTACGGATTGAAACAACTCCTGGTACACATCTCTAGTATATGCTAACAAATCGCCaattccaacaaaaaaaaatttccgaGAGAATTTAAGAGATTGTTTTCTGGCTTTTGTTTTGTAGGCGGGCTTCTGTATATTAGAGATAGTAGTAATTTACAGTACGTTACAAGTGCCACCTTGTTACTATTTCTGTACTCCAAAACCTTGAATACAGCTCATATTAATGGACTCCAATGTGGCTCAGCACATTTCTCTGCCTCTCAAATCAGCGCCTTCGCAAAATCACAAGTAAATATAATCACATTTTTGTTGCTTCAATCAAGATTTGAAAGTACCTTATAACATTTATCTCTGCTTTCAGGTGGATTACATACTAGGGAAAAACCCCATGAAGATGTCATATATGGCAGGCTTCGGCAGCAAATTTCCTTTGCAGATACACCACAGAGGCGCATCCATTCCTTCAATCGGAGCTCACCCAGCCAAAGTAAGCTGCAACGATGGCTACTCAAGCTATTACCATTCTAgcaatccaaatccaaatgTACATGTGGGGGCAATTGTTGGCGGTCCCGATTCAAATGACCAATTCAAAGATTTGAGAACAGACTATTCTCATGCAGAACCTACCACTTACATGAATGCTGCTTTTGTTGGTTCTGTGGCTCCTTTGCTTGCTCAAAGCGAGCAAGAATATTTGCATTTCTTCCAGACCAatagacaaaattattaaaattatttacatgtaagtaaatataataagtattattGCAAAGCCTAAATAAGGGATCAGAACCAGGTCCTGTAATTTCTGCTGAAGAGAATAAGTTCTCTATGCATCTAAacgttaaaaaaattgtataggTAATGCTTGTAATCCTAATTAACGTATTCATTGTTCTCTTCTTATTTGATTAGGGGACAGAAATgttttctaatatatatagagagagacaGTATCAGCTTCTGATGGGAGATGAATTTACAATATCGTAAACTGTGtttcataatattataaatcattccttattttaatacattatgaaattttgtgttgaaatattttctattatatatatatatataatgatgaaaatattGCTGAatctcttaaaataataagaaagcGGCTGTGGATAACTCAAGATTAGTCCACTGtacaaaaatataacacaATCCTGAGGAGCCATCATTTCCATGCTTgcaagaaatatatatatatatatatattcgtATTAGGTCCATAATTAAGCATATCCTGttacaacaatttaaatataactagATAAGCTACTTGTCGGTTTTTATTACAGCTAGAGCCTAGAGGCACGGCTGCATTAGTTTCAAACttgtatataaaaaatatccaaCAAATCCAAGTTGATAATGTATAACTGTACCAAGCATTAATTCAAGGTTCAACAAATGAAGCTGCAGGTGAGCAGTCGCGAAAAATGCGATTAAGTACAAAAATCATACGTAGTcagcatttgaaaaactagTGAACCTAAACCGACTTTCTTGACATTCAATGTTAATGATTGATCTCTAACGTGTGAAAGATGCAagtttgtaaaaaataaagaagacaaaaaaaaaaaaaaaaaaaaagataagaacGTGTCTCGAACTTTACGAAATTAAACATAGAGAAATTTAAGCTTATACTTGGTTCTTAAAACTAATACAAGTCTTGGAACATTATGTGTGCCTGCGGCAGGTGTCAGAGACCACCGTTCAGGGTAACAGATTCATCAATGAACCAAGAGTTGTCATCCGCAGAAATGTTAATGTTATGATCTGGAAATTGATCCAATAAAAACCCTTCCAAATCCTCCAAGCTTGGGAACATTAGTTCATCGCCAAATGTTAAATCAGGCATGACAAGTTCATTTTCTTGGCCATCTTTGAACGCATTTTcgtcttcttttttaatgttcCCTTGGTACACAAGGTCACCTAATTCAGCGGATGCCTCCGACGCTGGTTCAAATGGTTCTTTCTGGGCGGGACCTTGAGCCTTTGACATTGAGGCCAGCTTGCTACGTGTGCTTCCTGCAAGAGCGCTTCGGCGTGTTGGGTGGCCGTGGTTATGCTCGGCACCATAGGTTATAATAAATACTCCCGGATCTGCACTGCTTCGTTCCACCTGTTTCCTTGCCAAACATCCTTTTGAGCTGCTGCACCGATAATAGCTCCTGCGTACATTAAACAAAATGATCATATAACTATGTGAATAACTTAACTTACGGGGTCTAAGCTGTTCAAATCTTGATCGCTtgcttgaaaaattaaatttatcaacaaTCATCACCTTGGATAAGGGGATCCCTTTATGGGTTTCTGCCCGTATTTACGCCAAGCCCACTTATCACATGCGAGACAATCCGCTGTCACCCTTTGCACTACTCTTTTGTGTTGATTCTTCCTGCTAATCaagcaaattaaaacataatacAAAATCAGTATACGATTATAATCATCATTTCAATCGCTCATTAGGATAGATAAGCATATACATACAAacatgaataataaattactgaCCCTCCTTTCGGTTGAGCTGCAGGATGATCGGTATTACTTGCAGAATCGGAAAGCTTACGCTGCTGCTTTCGCAGCTTCTTCGGCTTTTTATTAACTTCGGTGGGAGCAGAAATGGATGTGCTGGTTAGTATAGTTTGTGGATAGAAGGGCTTGTAAAGTTCCTCTAGCTCATCCAAAATCGTTGTAGTTTCACTGACATCAGGAAATTTGAATCTCACATCTTGTTGCAGACTCGAGGGAGAAAAGTTATAAGACTGTGGCTTGTCCATAACAGAGTCGATGGAGGCCTCAGTGCTGCAACCTCTTACTATGGCTTGCAAATCCCAGTCCATGCAAACAAAATCCCTCGTCAAGATCGGACCTGTAGAGAACAATTAACAAATgagagatttttatttatttatttattttctttagaatGTAAAGAGATACGGAAGCATATTCAAGGCAGggtttgtatatatatatatatatatatatatatatatatatatatatatattagattttcTGTCCTTAAAAGTGAAAGCTGTGCATTTTTTTGCTCTTGTTGAACCGATTTTGtgtctccatttaattagttGACTTTTTGAAAAGTCAACCAATACCAAActcgaaaagaaaaataatgctaataatttggattttttcgggattaaaatttcttatttcctCCCGCAAAATACTCTTTAATATTCGTGCGGACCGTGGACTATGGTAATTGGCCTCTTTCTCATTGGTCAAATTTGAAGTTTCGGATGTTTATAAATATCCATAATacgaaaaattataattatcttatttatcttATGCTTAGAGATGAAGAAAATTCGTTATATCTAAAACCAAAAGATTGAGAGTCTCTTACATTGACATTAGCATTAACATTAGCCAGTATGCCTCGTTTAATTTCAAGCCTCATCAATAAGCCTCTGGCCGATTGAGGggggggcaaaaaaaaaaaaaagaaattgaaaataatgtatatgtaaaaatataaaagaacaTGACACAGAAGCGATGTTGATCAGAAACGGAAGAGCGTCACTTGTTATGGCAGTCACATATCTATAATTGATACGGATGGATAATACAAAAGTGCGCCACGGTTTGGTCCCatgctctcttctctctagGCAGTAGGCCTTCAGTAACCAAAGCTTCGCACATGCCCTGTCTTTCACACCTCGTCTCATCAAATTGCCCTCTTGggttctttttaatttctatttctatttcgtatactaataatattctttCAAGTTAATTAGAAGGGAGCATGAACACGCACATGGATTTCaaagtcaaaaaaatattaaataaataaataaaataagcaaaGTCAAAATACTGCTTACAACTTTGCAAGTTGCAGCACGCTGGAACTATATTAAAGAAAAGCAAGTTGTTTgaatgaaaacaaattaaaggaGAAGAAAGGGGAACTAAGAAACGTGAAGTGCAGGAAACTGAGTTATGGACTAGCTTAAATTTTGGACCACAGAGCGGAAGCCAATCCCACTGTTATACATGATATAACAAAAGATTCgtcctttgtttcttttgtgcGTGGTTGCTTTACAGCAATTACCTATGAAGTGTAGGGTATAGCCGTATAGGCAGCCAAAGACAAAGGGGTTTGAAAGACAAAAAGATCGAAAGCTCTTGAATTCGGCTTGGAGGACTCCACCACAGCCGCGCGTAACAAGAGAACCAGCTAGTTACTCTTAGTGGGAACCaaatatgtacatatatatatatacgcaCACTTTTCATTACACATGAAGAGAACAAATACAAAACATCAATTAAAAGTTCATCCAGCCATTGGGCCTTCGGCGGAGTGGTCAGGGCTGCTTCCCTCCAAGTTGAAGGACAACAGTTCGTACCCCCACAAATGTATTGTGGGggtattttcttcttcaattaaatttgaatgaatgcagtcttctcccttactcaaGTGTGAGGAGTAGACATCCCTTGAATATTTGTGAGGGTTAAAATCTAGGCAGTGCTCCATTAGCATTGATGTAATTTGGTCCCAGTAATaatctgatttgtaaatatcagttataatctcatgtaatatgagttgtaatttgagcaatagtctcatgtaataaaaaaaaaaaactaaaagttCATCCAGCCATACAATATagagtttaatttctttagacCTAATTTGGCCATAAAGTGAGTTAAAATAGTacaatttctaaaaatatgtTGAGCTTTGAATTTTTGGAAAGTTTTCTTCACTTCTGAAATGTCGAAAAtcacttaaaaaatttctgCCAAAGTACCTTTCTTGTTGTTGATTAACTCCATCACTTCACTATTATGGAGAGTAACTGAATATAAGAGACAGAccttttaaatataatttgattcCACTACTAATGATGGAACCTGCTTCTTGTAATTATCATAcataatataatcattaaCTTTTAACACTTGAAATTCTGTTGgctcatttaataattttaaaatgaagagGTTTGTATCATCTGtctaatgataattaattaatgatttccatatcattttcttttcttattcttattgattatgtttaatttttttttatttcataaaactCATTTACATGTGGAGTCAtgggtgttttttttttttttttttccttttcttaatgGAGTTATTACAAGGTCTATATTGCCTCTCTTCCCTCTTAACAAGTTAGACTATTGGCAACCCTCAAATATCCTCTTAAATTATCCTTTTCGATTAGACTTACTTTGATtccaaaaatatctttttaattaacactcctaacttattattatttcgttTTTTTAAAGTAGTTTTCTCACTCTTAAAATCATACTCTTCTATTTATTTCCTTTGCAGCATTCAAtaaaaagttcttttatttatatatttatgaatGAGAATCATTCAAAACAGTTTCAAGTACAAAATAGTTaatctgaaaataaaagaaattattttagatatatGAGAGGTCATATCCcaactcaaaaaaataataataataataaagaggGAGAGAAAGATGGATGATAATCaatttgccaaaaaaaaactatataataAGTTTTGTGGGGTCTGAAGAGTTTgaaaaacataatattaattagtttaattagatttaagtTGGTCATtggatataattttaatataagagagattttattaagatAACAAAAGGGCGCTAATAGCTTAGCTCAGCTCCACTCTAATTTAAAATCTACATGCTGGGCCAGGGAAGGCCTCAGCCTAAAATGTTAAAGTACTCGAGCCCAATTGAACTTAAAAAGGGGCCTGAAATCCTTCACCAAAGCCCGGAAAAATCCAGTAGAAGCAATAGATATGACGTCGTGCGCAATTTACAGTATCGCCCATTTCGCTGTCTGCTGTTCAAATCATATATCTCCCGCGTGGCGCCAATTCCTGGGTTATAACAGACACGGCTCGCCAGTTTCTCTCCGATCCAAACacaaatcaaaagaaatgGAAGATTTGAGTAAATCGtcattgaatttctttgccGATCAACAACTTTGCTCTGCCGATATCCTATCTCCGCTTGAagtaatcatcatcatcatcatcatcatcatcatcatcatcttcatatCGCTCTCTCCTTTCGGCttcaaatgaattttcattttctctacAGGTTCGAGCGAGAATCGAAGTTTCAGTAATCAATTTTCTCAAGATCTTGAACTCTCCTGATCCCGCGATCTCTGATCTCCCTCTGGTAAAATATACAccatctctctttttcttttaattaaaaaaatgaaaaataaattagcttCCAATTTTGCATTATGGTCTGATTTCATATTACTgttgaaaattcaaattcaataattattattttgtcttttagaACTATTTTTCTCGGCATCCAAACAGAATATTTAGATACTTAAAATTGATGAATATTGAATTATCTCAAACTGTTGAAATGGACAGATCAATAGAAAGTCGAGTAACAGTCGTGTAAGTCaaggactgttgactgatgttTCGtggatttttctctctcactcCTTTTGTACAAGGTCCTTGACGAAGTCAAATGCAGCTAAAGCCTTTGTTAGAGGTCTTATTCACAATCTTTTATGCTTTCTTCTTGTTCAAAAGTTTCAAGATCAATGAGTTCCAACTCGACTCAACTGTCTTTTCATTATGTTGATAAGTTTGGAAGGTGATGGAGACGTGCTTTCAGATACTGTCTCAAGAAAAGCGAGTCACGCAGAGAGAACTCTTTTATAAGTTGTTATGTGATTCACCAGAATATTTCACTTCCCAGTTGCAAGTTAACAGGACAATCCAAGGTCATTTTTCTGCAACCTCTAGTATCTTTGATAGACTGACTAAATTCATTGCTTAtgatattcatttttctttaattgataGAGGCCTTGGTTTTACTGTGGCATAGATGTTATAGCATTGCTTCACTGTAGCCGTTTCAGTCTTGGGATTGTGGCATCTAGTAGAGGACTTGTTGCTGGCCGATTGATGCTTCAGGCACATTATCTgctcattttgttttctttcgaTTGCTTTTCATATGTTGTCTTATATATGGTATCATTTGGATTGGTCAAACTCATTGCTTAGGTGCTCGACAATAGCAAGTTATTTGGTATTTTGGTGTTCTTCTTTCTGGTTCTCATCATCTAATGAGTGATGGAGTGAATCTTGTAGTACTTGCAAGCTATGGATGGTTAATTCACCCATGGAGATTGGAGCCTTCTTGACCTTTTCTTCAGCCGCGCCTATGTGAATAACTTGATGTGCAGTTTGATCATTTTAGCATTACTAGGTCCTGCATATTGAAGTCCAATGAACCAATTTTTGTTATCAAATGTTATCATTATGTAAGATAGTTACCTACTCCTAGATTTATCCTGACAGTGCAATTAAGGCCTTGCTTTTCTCTGCATCTCAATGAATTGTGCTGgcttatttttcactttttggCTTTGAAACATGTGGTAGGAGCCAAATCAGGAGGTCATTGATTGTTCTGCATGCGGGTCTTCTGGGTATTCTATTTCGGGAGACCTTAGCTTGTTAGAGAAGTTGGATTTGAAGACAGACGCAAGGTATATAATTGTGGTAGAAAAGGTAATGTGTGTTTCGACTTCTTTTCTAGTTCTCTATCAACATTCAACGTCTTGTGATGGTTCCTCGTTTCCAGACAACACCAGCATTTGACACATGGGTGTTTGCAGCATGCAATATTCCAGCGGCTGACTGAGGATTTTGTGTTCAATCAGATTCCAAGTATTCTTATTACAGCAAAAGGATACCCAGATATTGCCACAAGGTAACTCTTGGTATTGTTTGCACCGCTAATCTGTATTCTCAACATTTGATGCATCTTGTTGGCCAGAAGACgactaaaaatttcaaagaaacTACTAGTTTAACTCGATCTATTGCTTTGAGAGCCATGCAGGTTTCTTCTTCACCGATTGAACCGGGCTTTCCCTGACTTGCCAATTTTAGCTCTAGTCGACTGGTACGTATGTCCTTAATCAGTTGTCCCTGCAATACGTAATCTACTGGTGCAAGCTCATGACTCCCAGAATTTAATCTCTTTCAAGGAATCCAGCCGGACTAGCTATATTATGCACCTTCAAGTTCGGAAGCATAGGAATGGGAATGGAGGCATACAGATACGGTGCTTGCTTGCATATCATCCTGAAATGAAAATGTATTTTTCTCCTTGACTACTAAGGTATCTAATCAACAATAATAGTTTTGTACACTACAGCTTGCAATGTGAAGTGGTTGGGATTGCGGGGTGATGATGTGCAGCTGATTCCTGAACAATCTTTGCTTCCATTGAAGCCGCGGGACCTGCAAATTGCTAGAAGCTTGATGTCCTCGGAAATCTTACAGGTAAAATGCCCTATCCAGCACCTCAAATGTTTACCCTTTCTCATGTACTCAACTTCCTAGTCCCTACTTCTCGATGAGGTGGTGCTATCATTAATGACCTCATTTGTGCGAACTCAAAATCTTTACCGGGTGATCGACGGCTTTAACAGGAGAATTACAAAGAAGAATTATCGTTAATGGTTCACAATGGTCAGAGAGCGGAAGTTGAAGCTTTATACTTCCATGGATATGATTATTTGGGGAAGTACATAGCTAAGAAGATAGTTCAGGCTGATTATATCTAATAATACAAAGTGCGAGACCTAGTGCATTGTGGAATGGAATTCAGCATCATTACCCCCGTTgagatttttattcaattttcaacTTGTTTTGGGGAAGACCTCGTCTGGGCTCAACTGAAAGCATAAAAGGAATTGAAAAGCGAACGCCAACCACCGAGTGCACACAGGCCAATCCACATGGCCACGAAGCGACGGAGATGTTCTAGATCCAcggttattatcatttaacgACTTCGATAGATATCAGAATGTGGCCCTTCATCATTATATCGTCTCATATAGCTACTTCAATCAATATTGGATTATAACCACGGATTGTCCTCAGAGATGtggttataaattataatctttGATGAATTATGCAGGCAACACCAAGTAGAAAAGTAAAACGCTGTCAAATTATTTGATAGTGGAAACAGATTCCTAGAaaagttttttccttttcccttaCACAACAATTTATGTCATTGGATTCTATATTTGATCAAACAATAATAtagaacccaaaaaaaaaataataataattaaaacttcCAACTAATTAACTACAACAAATTGAATAAGCTCATTATATGTAGATCTGCTCTAATCCAGCCTCTGCTGCAATATACAGCCGTTACATGATCCTGAAATTctacaaaaattttcagcCTCTTCTTGAAGTGAGACTAACTCGATTCCTCTCCACCCTGAACTTCGTACTACCTTCTAGCTGCAATGATAACTAAAAATGTCATAACCAACTCATATCtgccaaagaaaaataaaataaaataaaataaattcatagaTCAGTGGGAAAATCCAGAAGCATCATCCATGACAAAGGGATCATCATCCCACTGATCTTATCACCACTCATTACAATTCTATATCCATGTGTCCAGATATGATCCTCAATTTTGAACAAAGAGACAATGCTCCCAAATGGTTATAGCAAGACATCCATACCTTTCGCCTCAAGTAAGCAAGTGCATCTTTCTTTGAAGAGAAGTTGGATAAGACCGATGTTGAATGTTCATCAATAAGGACTTTCAGTTGTTTTAACTTTAATGATTCACCAGGTACCTGAAATAAGCAGTCAATTAGAAATGGAAAATAATGCAACCTATAGTGCTTCCAATAAGTAATGACGCACCTGTAGAAGAAGCTTCTTACACAACTTCTTCACCTTCACTTTAGGTTCATCAATCTTTTGTATCTCCAAAGAGTCATCACGTTTTCGTTTTGCCGAGGCTCTAAAATCAGCAAATGGCTCATCAGCAGACTCCTCATCGTCACTATCATCAAAGGATGTCTTCTTCCCTTGATAGCGAACTCCAGCTATTTTTTTTGGCCGGTCCTTAATGCCAAGTCCTTGCTTTCCAGTTGTGGATTtatcctaaaaaattatataaccAGAAGAAGGTGAGTCATTGAAACAGTGTGCATTAGGTTCATCTATACTGCCACATCAGTAAGTCTTCACAGCAATCTGATTGAACAGACGACTCTATTCAAGCAGCATTTTGGGAACACATAAATTGATCAACTGAATATCTGTAACACCACACAACACTCGTCATTTGCTCCATTTTCAAAAGCATTGGTAGAAGAACATTTAAATTCCTTATAGCATGGTATGTACAAGTCAGAGTGGAAAATGTGTCCTTTACATATAGACATTAATAATCAAGCAGATCGTATAATTTGCAAAGAAAGAACTTGGCATGGACGCATACCTGAACTAGGTTGTATAGATTCTCTTGGTCATCTTCATTAAATGCAGTCCTTTCATTAATCTTCTGAGCATCTCCAGTTTTGGTTGCTTTCTTTCTAGTACTGTTTGACCCAAGATAACCTCCCGAGACAAATCCACTTTTAAAACCCCACCATTCCAGAGAAACATCTTCAATTCTCATTCCTGTTACAACTGGCCAAGGTTAttccaaacaacaaaaaatacacaaaaatagaGATAATTTTCACTACTTAAGACATCTGATAAGAGCGGGCAAAATCATAACAAATATTACCACCCAAGTCTCATCTCATTTTCCTTATACAAGATTTATGAaaggaggaagaagaagattggGCCGGGGGGGGGGTAGGGGGGGGGGAGAGGCTCCCTTCTTAGCTCTTTGTGCCTGCTTTAGCTTGTCGGAGGCCGTAACGTAAATCGCTTTCTTGAGCTTGCATACTATAGCCCCAATCATGGctactaataaaataagacTAGAAACCAAAATTACTCCAACTTCGTCGAGCCTTG encodes:
- the LOC102612567 gene encoding WRKY transcription factor 22-like isoform X1, with product MDWDLQAIVRGCSTEASIDSVMDKPQSYNFSPSSLQQDVRFKFPDVSETTTILDELEELYKPFYPQTILTSTSISAPTEVNKKPKKLRKQQRKLSDSASNTDHPAAQPKGGRKNQHKRVVQRVTADCLACDKWAWRKYGQKPIKGSPYPRSYYRCSSSKGCLARKQVERSSADPGVFIITYGAEHNHGHPTRRSALAGSTRSKLASMSKAQGPAQKEPFEPASEASAELGDLVYQGNIKKEDENAFKDGQENELVMPDLTFGDELMFPSLEDLEGFLLDQFPDHNINISADDNSWFIDESVTLNGGL
- the LOC102613167 gene encoding meiotic recombination protein SPO11-2 isoform X2, whose amino-acid sequence is MEDLSKSSLNFFADQQLCSADILSPLEVRARIEVSVINFLKILNSPDPAISDLPLINRKSSNSRVSQGLLTDVSWIFLSHSFCTRSLTKSNAAKAFVRVWKVMETCFQILSQEKRVTQRELFYKLLCDSPEYFTSQLQVNRTIQDVIALLHCSRFSLGIVASSRGLVAGRLMLQEPNQEVIDCSACGSSGYSISGDLSLLEKLDLKTDARYIIVVEKHAIFQRLTEDFVFNQIPSILITAKGYPDIATRFLLHRLNRAFPDLPILALVDWNPAGLAILCTFKFGSIGMGMEAYRYACNVKWLGLRGDDVQLIPEQSLLPLKPRDLQIARSLMSSEILQENYKEELSLMVHNGQRAEVEALYFHGYDYLGKYIAKKIVQADYI
- the LOC102612870 gene encoding G-patch domain-containing protein 1, translating into MAVPEASPCYVGVARKSAAFRLMKQMGWEEGEGLGKDKQGIKGYIRVKNKQDTTGIGVDKPNPWAFDTAQFDSILKRLKVQATQTNDEADKDDPPVETGTEGTIDSQDQIVKATRPQGRYKKRERGKLVRGYSSKDLEGILVRKVEEPPEVDSSVDGVVEPVEAPESQDFCAEGMRIEDVSLEWWGFKSGFVSGGYLGSNSTRKKATKTGDAQKINERTAFNEDDQENLYNLVQDKSTTGKQGLGIKDRPKKIAGVRYQGKKTSFDDSDDEESADEPFADFRASAKRKRDDSLEIQKIDEPKVKVKKLCKKLLLQVPGESLKLKQLKVLIDEHSTSVLSNFSSKKDALAYLRRKLEGSTKFRVERNRVSLTSRRG
- the LOC102613167 gene encoding meiotic recombination protein SPO11-2 isoform X1, producing MEDLSKSSLNFFADQQLCSADILSPLEVRARIEVSVINFLKILNSPDPAISDLPLINRKSSNSRVSQGLLTDVSWIFLSHSFCTRSLTKSNAAKAFVRVWKVMETCFQILSQEKRVTQRELFYKLLCDSPEYFTSQLQVNRTIQDVIALLHCSRFSLGIVASSRGLVAGRLMLQEPNQEVIDCSACGSSGYSISGDLSLLEKLDLKTDARQHQHLTHGCLQHAIFQRLTEDFVFNQIPSILITAKGYPDIATRFLLHRLNRAFPDLPILALVDWNPAGLAILCTFKFGSIGMGMEAYRYACNVKWLGLRGDDVQLIPEQSLLPLKPRDLQIARSLMSSEILQENYKEELSLMVHNGQRAEVEALYFHGYDYLGKYIAKKIVQADYI
- the LOC102612567 gene encoding WRKY transcription factor 22-like isoform X2; the protein is MDWDLQAIVRGCSTEASIDSVMDKPQSYNFSPSSLQQDVRFKFPDVSETTTILDELEELYKPFYPQTILTSTSISAPTEVNKKPKKLRKQQRKLSDSASNTDHPAAQPKGGKNQHKRVVQRVTADCLACDKWAWRKYGQKPIKGSPYPRSYYRCSSSKGCLARKQVERSSADPGVFIITYGAEHNHGHPTRRSALAGSTRSKLASMSKAQGPAQKEPFEPASEASAELGDLVYQGNIKKEDENAFKDGQENELVMPDLTFGDELMFPSLEDLEGFLLDQFPDHNINISADDNSWFIDESVTLNGGL
- the LOC102620721 gene encoding endoglucanase-like isoform X1; translation: MPPSSCAVIESYKIMGQGRITRLGVWGLILWHFLASNKVTAIDHEGFCSTTTFAYRDALGKAILFFEGQRSGKLPESQRVKWRGNSALSDGKPENVNLIGGYYDAGDNVKFGWPMAYSVSLLSWAAVEYQREISSVNQLGYLRGAIRWGTDFILRAHTSPTTLYTQVGDGNADHQCWERPEDMDTPRTLYRITSDSPGSEAAAESAAALAAASIVFKKVDSIYSSRLLNHSKSLFEFADKHRGSYQASCPFYCSYSGYQDELLWAAAWLYKASEDNKYLNYVLSNQGWSQVASEFSWDNKFAGAQMLLAKEFFGGNKQLSLFKIHVESFVCALMPESSSVRIETTPGGLLYIRDSSNLQYVTSATLLLFLYSKTLNTAHINGLQCGSAHFSASQISAFAKSQVDYILGKNPMKMSYMAGFGSKFPLQIHHRGASIPSIGAHPAKVSCNDGYSSYYHSSNPNPNVHVGAIVGGPDSNDQFKDLRTDYSHAEPTTYMNAAFVGSVAPLLAQSEQEYLHFFQTNRQNY
- the LOC102620721 gene encoding endoglucanase-like isoform X2; translated protein: MPPSSCAVIESYKIMGQGRITRLGVWGLILWHFLASNKVTAIDHEGFCSTTTFAYRDALGKAILFFEGQRSGKLPESQRVKWRGNSALSDGKPENVNLIGGYYDAGDNVKFGWPMAYSVSLLSWAAVEYQREISSVNQLGYLRGAIRWGTDFILRAHTSPTTLYTQVGDGNADHQCWERPEDMDTPRTLYRITSDSPGSEAAAESAAALAAASIVFKKLFEFADKHRGSYQASCPFYCSYSGYQDELLWAAAWLYKASEDNKYLNYVLSNQGWSQVASEFSWDNKFAGAQMLLAKEFFGGNKQLSLFKIHVESFVCALMPESSSVRIETTPGGLLYIRDSSNLQYVTSATLLLFLYSKTLNTAHINGLQCGSAHFSASQISAFAKSQVDYILGKNPMKMSYMAGFGSKFPLQIHHRGASIPSIGAHPAKVSCNDGYSSYYHSSNPNPNVHVGAIVGGPDSNDQFKDLRTDYSHAEPTTYMNAAFVGSVAPLLAQSEQEYLHFFQTNRQNY